From the Candidatus Thorarchaeota archaeon genome, one window contains:
- a CDS encoding FTR1 family protein: MIGALIIALREGLEIALVVVIMLAYLRKSNQSAMNVYVFSGLVLAGITSLLIGGGIVAIWGSVEEVVLEIFEGVLVVIASLLLTTMIVWMKRKGKEISSDIEASIEGKLQTEGRWGLALLSFALVLREGVEIVLFTAALVIREGYQTYIGLTLGLVLAAGIGIGIYRGSLEIRFRTFFKWTSAFLILFAAGMLAYGIHELQEAGFLLIGPLEIWNINPPALPGGAVHPLHEDGFIGGLAKSLFGYNGNPSALEVASYLSYILVMGIYFFKKREKDSVPSVSKDLKDETPSKRL; encoded by the coding sequence ATGATAGGCGCTCTCATAATTGCTCTAAGAGAGGGATTGGAAATAGCACTAGTGGTAGTTATCATGCTAGCCTATCTTCGGAAATCGAATCAGTCAGCAATGAATGTGTACGTTTTTTCGGGCCTTGTCCTAGCAGGAATCACGAGCCTTCTGATTGGAGGGGGAATAGTGGCAATCTGGGGAAGTGTAGAGGAAGTGGTACTGGAAATCTTCGAGGGTGTGCTTGTTGTCATTGCATCTCTTCTACTGACGACCATGATTGTTTGGATGAAGAGAAAAGGAAAAGAGATTTCATCAGACATTGAAGCATCAATAGAAGGTAAACTGCAGACCGAGGGGAGATGGGGACTTGCACTGTTGAGCTTCGCTCTGGTCCTCCGAGAAGGGGTAGAAATCGTGCTATTCACAGCAGCATTGGTAATTCGCGAAGGGTATCAGACGTACATTGGCCTCACTCTTGGGCTTGTTCTTGCAGCAGGCATAGGCATAGGGATCTATCGAGGTTCTCTCGAAATAAGGTTCAGAACGTTTTTCAAATGGACATCTGCGTTCCTCATCCTATTTGCAGCAGGAATGCTTGCATATGGCATACATGAATTGCAGGAAGCAGGTTTTCTTCTTATTGGTCCTCTCGAGATATGGAACATAAATCCGCCCGCGTTACCGGGAGGGGCAGTCCACCCATTACATGAAGATGGTTTTATCGGGGGTCTGGCAAAGAGCCTTTTTGGATACAACGGGAATCCATCTGCTTTGGAAGTTGCATCGTATCTGTCCTATATCCTAGTTATGGGAATCTATTTCTTCAAAAAGAGAGAAAAGGATTCTGTTCCATCAGTCTCCAAGGACTTGAAGGATGAAACCCCATCCAAGCGTCTCTAA
- a CDS encoding MoaD/ThiS family protein: protein MISIRLYGRLRSLVSRSKASENTVLEKEVKPGETFGDLLLKLDLDASEIGDCFINGKLARLSDPIEDGDRIGLFPFNVKLIDGGMHLKYHPQRR, encoded by the coding sequence ATGATTAGTATCAGACTCTACGGTAGATTGCGTTCTCTCGTATCTCGGAGCAAGGCAAGCGAAAACACTGTACTAGAAAAAGAAGTCAAACCTGGCGAGACATTTGGGGATCTCCTGTTGAAATTGGATTTGGATGCGAGTGAGATAGGCGATTGTTTCATCAATGGAAAACTCGCAAGACTATCTGACCCAATAGAAGACGGTGATCGGATTGGCCTATTCCCATTCAATGTGAAACTCATTGACGGCGGGATGCATTTGAAGTATCATCCTCAGCGCCGATAG
- a CDS encoding GNAT family N-acetyltransferase: protein MVTDIRGYHANDLVVCRGLWHELTEHHQEIYDDSSIGGETPGHLFDEHLANVGVDRVWVAEKKGKIVGMVSLQDSEGGLEIEPIIVKKGHRGEGIGEKLLRFAIQKARELGVRYLMIRPVMRNWDAIRKFHREGFVNIGRIELFKDLRGMNGKKDHLCLEFNSGIDAVSPVVWRPNFRKGSLPVI from the coding sequence ATGGTCACAGATATTAGAGGATACCATGCGAATGATTTGGTGGTGTGTCGCGGTTTGTGGCATGAACTGACCGAACATCATCAAGAAATCTACGACGATTCATCAATTGGAGGGGAAACCCCTGGTCATCTCTTCGATGAACATCTTGCCAACGTCGGTGTAGATAGGGTTTGGGTTGCGGAGAAGAAAGGCAAAATCGTTGGGATGGTTTCCTTGCAAGACTCAGAGGGCGGCTTGGAAATCGAGCCAATCATCGTAAAGAAAGGACATCGTGGAGAAGGAATAGGAGAGAAACTCCTTCGATTTGCAATACAAAAGGCAAGAGAACTCGGTGTCCGATACCTTATGATTCGACCGGTGATGAGGAATTGGGATGCTATCCGAAAGTTTCATCGGGAAGGGTTCGTCAACATAGGGCGGATCGAGCTTTTCAAAGATCTGAGGGGGATGAATGGCAAGAAGGACCATCTCTGTTTGGAGTTCAATTCAGGTATTGATGCCGTCTCACCAGTGGTCTGGCGACCGAATTTCCGAAAGGGTAGTCTTCCAGTGATTTAG
- a CDS encoding rubrerythrin family protein: MDLKGTETGKNLLTSFAGESQARMRYTFYASQAKKEGFPHIADVFHETANHEKEHAERFFKFLKEGGATPMLKVDWEFPSGPLASTEENLRAAAEGEKYEFSEMYPGYADIAEEEGFSRIASAWRMIAKAETWHHERYIALAEQLKDGALLKRKESIEWRCSNCGYRHEGDTPPAKCPACDHDQAYFMVHYTSY; the protein is encoded by the coding sequence ATGGATTTGAAAGGGACAGAAACGGGGAAGAATCTGCTTACATCTTTTGCTGGAGAAAGCCAAGCGAGAATGAGATACACGTTTTATGCGAGTCAGGCCAAGAAGGAGGGTTTTCCCCACATCGCAGATGTTTTCCATGAGACTGCTAATCACGAGAAGGAGCATGCGGAACGATTCTTCAAATTCCTGAAGGAAGGAGGAGCAACTCCAATGTTGAAAGTTGATTGGGAATTCCCCTCAGGCCCGCTTGCAAGCACAGAAGAGAATCTTCGAGCTGCTGCAGAAGGTGAGAAGTACGAGTTCTCCGAGATGTATCCGGGGTACGCGGATATTGCGGAGGAAGAGGGTTTCAGCAGGATTGCATCTGCATGGAGGATGATTGCGAAAGCTGAAACGTGGCACCACGAGCGCTACATAGCACTTGCCGAGCAACTCAAGGATGGTGCACTTCTCAAGCGAAAGGAGAGTATTGAGTGGCGCTGTTCTAACTGTGGTTATCGACACGAGGGGGATACCCCACCAGCAAAATGCCCTGCCTGTGATCATGACCAGGCTTACTTCATGGTGCATTACACCAGCTACTGA
- a CDS encoding class I SAM-dependent methyltransferase family protein, whose product MDKPFKDVLKEKLAPRLPKGDLEALPSGYQRIGDILILNLQSEAEDYRLLIGETTLEVIPNVRTVCQKIGGISGAMRLPKIEVIAGEPSTVTVHKENGCLFRLDISEVMFAKGNVTERARIAKRVGESETVVDMFAGIGYFSIPIAVLGKPSRVYAIEINPASFDFLKENIKLNDVQDVLTPLFGDCRDYTTQLNSAADRIVMGYLPDTYEFLPAAFQILKKHGGIIHYHDVFYESELFEAPIGLLKEYSDEAGYHIERILSKREVKSYAPRQLHVVLDVEFGRGNSR is encoded by the coding sequence ATGGACAAACCATTCAAAGATGTGCTTAAGGAAAAGCTAGCGCCCAGACTTCCGAAAGGAGATTTAGAAGCTCTGCCGTCTGGCTATCAACGTATCGGTGATATCCTCATATTGAACCTCCAATCTGAAGCTGAGGATTATCGATTGTTGATTGGAGAAACTACTCTCGAAGTTATCCCCAATGTACGGACGGTTTGTCAGAAAATAGGTGGAATATCCGGTGCTATGCGCCTGCCTAAAATCGAAGTTATTGCAGGTGAACCAAGCACCGTTACGGTGCATAAAGAAAATGGGTGTCTATTCAGACTCGATATATCTGAAGTGATGTTCGCGAAAGGAAACGTTACTGAACGCGCGCGGATTGCCAAGAGAGTTGGCGAATCAGAAACAGTCGTCGATATGTTTGCCGGCATAGGATATTTCTCGATTCCAATTGCGGTCTTGGGAAAACCATCTCGGGTCTATGCTATTGAGATCAATCCGGCGAGTTTTGACTTCTTGAAAGAGAACATCAAACTAAATGATGTTCAAGACGTCCTTACACCCCTTTTTGGTGACTGTAGAGACTATACAACTCAGCTAAATAGTGCTGCAGACCGCATTGTTATGGGATATCTGCCTGACACCTATGAATTCCTGCCGGCTGCTTTCCAAATTCTCAAGAAACATGGTGGTATCATCCACTATCATGATGTCTTCTATGAATCGGAGCTCTTCGAGGCACCTATAGGCCTTCTTAAGGAGTATTCTGATGAGGCTGGATATCATATAGAAAGAATCCTGTCAAAACGCGAAGTAAAGAGCTATGCACCAAGACAGCTCCATGTAGTGCTTGATGTTGAATTTGGACGGGGAAACAGTCGATAG
- a CDS encoding response regulator produces MAQQFLGMQDEDFHLVPATTGQEALRLLESNEINAVICDYYLGPGKLNRLEILEWLRDQDSDMPFIIFTGRSREDIAIQALNLGAD; encoded by the coding sequence TTGGCGCAGCAGTTTCTTGGCATGCAAGATGAAGATTTTCATCTAGTTCCGGCTACCACGGGACAGGAGGCTCTCCGTCTGTTGGAGAGCAATGAAATCAATGCTGTCATCTGTGACTACTACCTTGGACCTGGAAAACTAAATAGATTAGAAATATTGGAATGGCTCAGAGATCAGGATTCTGATATGCCATTCATCATATTTACTGGCCGTAGTCGAGAAGATATTGCCATTCAAGCGCTCAATCTTGGAGCAGATTAA
- a CDS encoding type II toxin-antitoxin system VapC family toxin, producing the protein MIFLDTTFLVDVLRKDGAAIEWLDSAEEEPLYTSEINTFELYTGLYRICRSSRDKIQRRTEELEQILARVEVLPFERAASLESAKILAQLLSKGTPIGSRDVMIAGTALSKGIKRVLTRNVQHFERISSVSVESY; encoded by the coding sequence TTGATATTCTTGGATACGACTTTCTTGGTTGATGTTCTTCGAAAAGATGGTGCAGCAATTGAATGGCTTGACAGCGCAGAAGAGGAGCCTCTGTACACCTCGGAAATCAACACATTCGAACTCTACACCGGGCTCTATAGAATCTGTAGGTCTTCACGAGACAAGATCCAGAGACGCACCGAAGAGTTGGAGCAGATTTTAGCCAGAGTCGAAGTCCTTCCATTCGAGAGAGCTGCGTCGCTTGAGTCAGCTAAGATTCTTGCCCAGCTCCTGAGTAAGGGAACTCCCATTGGCAGCCGTGATGTAATGATTGCTGGAACTGCGTTGTCAAAGGGAATCAAGCGTGTACTTACTCGCAATGTTCAGCATTTTGAGCGAATTTCAAGTGTTTCTGTCGAATCCTACTGA
- a CDS encoding antitoxin VapB family protein, with protein sequence MVSKTISVTEDVYNLLKKMKLPGESFGDTIARLARGKTTTSLRMWAKTSEGWSDLTDAEARKLEETLEKIGEGFDLERVDLS encoded by the coding sequence ATGGTTTCTAAGACCATATCTGTTACTGAAGATGTGTATAACCTCCTCAAGAAAATGAAGTTACCAGGCGAAAGTTTCGGTGATACTATAGCTCGGCTCGCCAGAGGAAAGACCACAACATCACTTCGAATGTGGGCCAAGACATCGGAAGGTTGGTCAGATCTGACTGATGCTGAAGCTCGGAAGCTCGAAGAGACTCTGGAAAAGATTGGCGAAGGATTTGATTTGGAGCGAGTTGATTTGTCTTGA
- a CDS encoding antitoxin VapB family protein — protein sequence MGYKTITLSEDAYELLKNEKKASESFSPVIIRLTSRRSLDAFVGCISNESVEKLSSAMDTFWKEEEAAWSIFDTE from the coding sequence ATGGGGTACAAGACCATCACACTCTCGGAAGACGCGTATGAGCTTCTAAAGAACGAAAAGAAGGCTAGCGAGAGCTTCAGTCCGGTTATCATCAGACTGACAAGTAGACGGTCGCTTGATGCTTTCGTCGGATGTATTTCCAATGAATCGGTTGAAAAGTTATCAAGTGCAATGGACACATTTTGGAAAGAGGAGGAAGCGGCTTGGTCTATCTTCGATACCGAGTAG
- a CDS encoding winged helix-turn-helix transcriptional regulator, whose product MAKFFEYVFKYSHITPWRRKVIEPINLTESDIEELSKVFQTLSDPSRLRIIEILTQDENISVIEIAEKVNL is encoded by the coding sequence ATGGCTAAATTTTTCGAATATGTTTTCAAATATTCACATATAACACCGTGGAGGAGGAAAGTCATAGAACCCATCAACCTAACTGAATCAGATATAGAAGAGCTTTCGAAGGTGTTTCAAACGCTATCAGACCCATCACGACTGCGGATTATAGAGATTCTAACTCAAGATGAGAACATTTCCGTGATTGAGATAGCTGAGAAGGTGAACCTCTAG
- a CDS encoding 4Fe-4S dicluster domain-containing protein, protein MAEEATERKGPASRGKPAIVDPEFKHQVLREHGGESLRLCFQCGTCTAGCIITEYSDEYQGPRKIIRMVQLGLVEDLLSSPQLWACANCHECTEVCPQGVSPANILNAVRRIAAKEERFPPAYRQFVETILEDGWLLEDSYSDFIEDDRDDLDLETELNWNKKFVEHVKKKYFPEVEE, encoded by the coding sequence ATGGCTGAAGAAGCAACAGAAAGGAAAGGACCTGCATCGCGTGGAAAACCTGCTATTGTAGATCCTGAGTTCAAACATCAGGTGTTGAGAGAACATGGTGGCGAAAGCCTGAGGCTGTGTTTCCAGTGTGGGACGTGTACTGCAGGATGTATTATCACAGAGTATAGTGATGAATACCAAGGTCCTCGAAAAATCATACGAATGGTTCAGCTCGGCTTAGTTGAAGACCTTCTCTCCAGCCCCCAGCTATGGGCCTGTGCTAATTGTCATGAATGCACGGAGGTCTGCCCACAAGGGGTCAGTCCTGCCAATATATTAAACGCGGTTCGACGCATAGCTGCAAAGGAAGAGCGTTTTCCTCCTGCCTACAGGCAATTTGTTGAAACAATTCTTGAAGATGGATGGCTTTTGGAGGACTCTTACTCAGATTTTATTGAAGATGATCGGGATGACTTGGATCTTGAAACAGAGTTGAATTGGAACAAGAAATTCGTAGAACATGTTAAGAAGAAATACTTCCCCGAGGTAGAAGAATAA
- a CDS encoding DUF2096 family protein, with protein sequence MWNYYAVWRVLEELLGNLKERGVEIPAGFLTKLKAAHGNINILKADPTYEDTMKKVEEQLNNLEGHLVYLAENRVGPEYADKWIARIKQARESEPEVSRAKPFSPGVPRADYWIRLTIGEVIKLEEIKEMASDLGLSIKAEDADTVIVHGKEAKVKRLVKNMTTKMREERNRA encoded by the coding sequence ATGTGGAATTACTACGCAGTCTGGAGGGTCTTAGAGGAATTGCTTGGCAATCTCAAGGAAAGAGGTGTTGAGATACCTGCAGGCTTTTTGACGAAACTGAAGGCCGCTCACGGGAATATTAACATCTTGAAAGCAGACCCAACCTATGAAGACACCATGAAGAAGGTAGAGGAGCAATTGAACAACCTAGAGGGACATCTAGTCTATCTTGCTGAAAACAGAGTGGGTCCAGAATATGCGGACAAATGGATAGCCAGAATCAAACAGGCCAGGGAGTCTGAGCCTGAGGTGTCACGGGCAAAACCGTTTTCTCCGGGGGTTCCACGAGCAGACTATTGGATTCGCCTTACGATAGGAGAGGTAATTAAACTAGAGGAGATAAAGGAAATGGCTTCAGACTTGGGCCTCTCAATCAAAGCGGAAGACGCTGATACAGTCATAGTCCACGGTAAAGAGGCAAAGGTAAAGAGGTTGGTCAAGAACATGACTACGAAGATGAGAGAAGAGAGAAACAGAGCCTAG
- a CDS encoding 4Fe-4S dicluster domain-containing protein gives MVKIHKFVSCDPDLCTGCTVCEYACSLEKDGVFNPIRSRIRALRVYPSGNLAIACRMCEDAPCVIACPRDALQQSEEDGHIIVDEDKCNGCGWCVEACDFGAITVGPDKIAIVCDLCDGEPKCIDVCPVEALSLQSRETKARKSRISATAARILADAASEADK, from the coding sequence ATGGTGAAAATACACAAGTTTGTGAGTTGTGACCCGGACCTCTGCACTGGTTGTACTGTCTGTGAATATGCATGTTCCCTTGAGAAAGATGGCGTCTTCAATCCCATCAGGTCTCGGATTAGAGCGCTTCGTGTCTATCCGAGCGGTAATCTCGCGATAGCTTGCAGAATGTGCGAAGACGCCCCATGTGTCATCGCTTGCCCGAGAGATGCTTTGCAACAGAGTGAGGAAGACGGTCATATCATCGTCGATGAAGACAAGTGCAATGGATGTGGTTGGTGCGTTGAAGCGTGCGATTTTGGAGCAATCACAGTGGGTCCTGACAAAATTGCTATCGTCTGCGACCTTTGTGACGGCGAGCCAAAATGTATAGATGTCTGTCCAGTAGAGGCTCTCTCATTGCAGAGCCGTGAAACTAAAGCACGGAAGTCTCGAATATCTGCAACAGCCGCACGAATTTTGGCAGATGCAGCGTCAGAGGCCGATAAATAG
- a CDS encoding aldehyde ferredoxin oxidoreductase family protein: MKGYANNILYINLRTGKTKTEPLGEEMARKFLGGAGFGIKMITDYQRPNTDAFDPENPIVYSCGTFCGMMVSGSASKWGVAAKSPQSQGLGESYSTGFFGSELRRAGYDIVVVTGKAERPSYLYLEDDSVQILDASHLWGKNNWDTEDIIKSDLGDPGVRVASIGPAGEKLVRFSAIINDRLRAAGRTGMGAVMGSKNLKAVAVRGFNDVEVADVDGFKEMALEIYEKTKGPETEKYRNLGTAANVLTLNKQAAMPTRNWQDAVFEKADKISGEASNEMYVEKIQACDSCGMRCEHVAVVREGPFKGAIGRVEYEPSYAFGSCTGVDRPDAIVRAVQLCDLYGTDALSTGVVVAFAMEAYEKGIITKEDTGGIELEFGNAEGMCDMVEKIALREDIGDLLAEGVERAAAKLGKGSEKFAMHIKGVEMTGYDVRGLKTCALGYAVSRRGADHQRHGAYGPDLGGQVDRFKAEKGRGQLVIDGEDLYSVMDSLIICKFSRRIWDYESYAKMYTLATGIPMTAEEMRRCGERISNLGKIYNLREGIGREKDTLPIRCMTDPIKSGVAKGSLVTQEELDLLLDDYYETRGWSKEGIPSDAKLKELGLESYAGYLEDLKNTDSKKKSGKKKTTKKTKRD, encoded by the coding sequence GTGAAAGGATATGCAAACAATATCTTGTACATCAACCTGCGCACTGGAAAAACAAAGACCGAACCGCTAGGGGAGGAGATGGCTAGAAAGTTCCTCGGTGGTGCCGGATTCGGTATCAAAATGATCACTGATTATCAGCGGCCTAACACAGATGCTTTTGATCCCGAGAATCCTATAGTATACTCGTGTGGCACCTTTTGTGGTATGATGGTGTCCGGGAGCGCCAGCAAGTGGGGTGTCGCTGCAAAATCGCCCCAATCACAGGGACTCGGTGAGTCATATTCAACGGGATTCTTTGGCTCGGAACTAAGGAGAGCTGGATATGACATCGTCGTGGTGACAGGAAAGGCTGAGCGGCCGTCATATCTCTATTTGGAGGATGATAGCGTCCAGATCCTCGATGCCAGCCATTTGTGGGGTAAGAATAACTGGGACACGGAGGACATAATCAAGTCGGACTTGGGAGATCCTGGGGTGAGAGTCGCATCGATCGGTCCAGCAGGAGAGAAACTTGTCCGCTTTTCAGCTATCATAAATGACCGGCTCAGAGCAGCCGGGCGCACAGGAATGGGCGCGGTGATGGGATCCAAGAACCTCAAGGCTGTCGCAGTGAGAGGCTTCAATGATGTAGAAGTGGCTGATGTTGATGGCTTCAAAGAGATGGCACTTGAAATCTATGAGAAGACAAAGGGACCGGAAACAGAGAAGTACCGAAATCTTGGTACTGCGGCCAACGTTCTGACACTAAACAAGCAGGCTGCTATGCCCACGAGAAACTGGCAAGATGCAGTATTCGAGAAGGCAGACAAGATAAGTGGAGAAGCTTCCAATGAAATGTATGTTGAGAAAATACAGGCCTGCGATAGCTGTGGAATGCGCTGCGAGCATGTTGCTGTGGTAAGAGAAGGCCCATTCAAAGGTGCAATCGGTCGTGTCGAATATGAGCCAAGCTATGCTTTTGGTTCGTGTACAGGTGTTGACAGACCGGACGCAATCGTTCGGGCTGTACAGCTCTGTGACTTATACGGTACAGATGCTCTATCAACAGGTGTTGTGGTGGCATTTGCTATGGAAGCATACGAGAAGGGAATCATCACCAAAGAGGACACAGGTGGTATAGAGCTTGAGTTCGGTAACGCCGAAGGTATGTGTGACATGGTAGAGAAGATTGCCCTCAGAGAAGATATAGGAGACCTTTTGGCTGAAGGTGTGGAACGTGCAGCTGCTAAGCTAGGAAAAGGTTCAGAGAAGTTCGCTATGCATATCAAAGGCGTTGAAATGACGGGTTATGATGTGCGGGGCCTCAAAACCTGTGCTCTAGGTTATGCTGTTTCACGCAGAGGGGCCGACCATCAAAGACATGGTGCCTACGGGCCCGACTTGGGGGGGCAGGTCGACCGTTTCAAGGCTGAGAAAGGAAGGGGTCAACTTGTCATAGATGGAGAGGACCTCTATAGCGTCATGGACTCGCTCATTATTTGCAAGTTCTCCAGAAGGATATGGGACTACGAGAGTTATGCCAAAATGTACACTCTGGCCACTGGGATTCCAATGACCGCAGAGGAGATGCGACGCTGTGGTGAGAGAATCAGCAACTTGGGCAAGATCTACAATCTCCGGGAGGGCATTGGTCGTGAGAAGGACACACTCCCCATCCGATGCATGACTGACCCAATCAAGTCGGGAGTTGCAAAGGGTTCACTCGTCACTCAAGAGGAACTAGACCTTCTTCTTGATGACTACTATGAAACACGAGGGTGGTCAAAAGAGGGTATCCCATCGGACGCCAAGCTCAAGGAGTTGGGACTCGAGAGTTATGCCGGGTACCTTGAGGACTTGAAGAACACAGATTCGAAGAAGAAGAGTGGGAAGAAAAAGACCACGAAGAAGACGAAGAGGGATTGA
- a CDS encoding 4Fe-4S dicluster domain-containing protein: MPLRLQKTETDNALVIERGLYTKRFLLTVNREKCRGCGVCERVCHTDAIALVDREKTIVDGEEVAQRAILDIDEHLCDHCGMCEAMCPFCAIEHTINGEPIVCVYETESFPQYVRDIRVKEEKINPYLERADELCPLNLISVEDGKLAIDEKSCPCCRHCEDRTEGAILVRPIFLGSIIINQEKCPEGCKSCLDVCPVEALELSEDGNVYPLGRYCVYCEACVQVCPKPEEALIVTRTSVRHTPIKSGAWNKALDKLATSDACDRELRTKRTSKVAEAMKRRDMGGGK, encoded by the coding sequence TTGCCACTACGACTGCAGAAGACAGAAACTGACAATGCTTTGGTCATCGAACGCGGGCTCTACACAAAACGCTTCTTGCTGACTGTAAATCGGGAAAAGTGTAGAGGATGTGGCGTTTGTGAAAGGGTCTGTCATACAGACGCGATTGCTCTCGTCGACAGAGAGAAGACAATAGTAGACGGAGAAGAGGTTGCGCAAAGAGCGATTCTTGATATTGACGAGCATCTCTGCGATCACTGCGGCATGTGTGAAGCAATGTGTCCGTTTTGTGCAATCGAACATACAATCAATGGTGAGCCAATCGTGTGTGTCTACGAAACAGAGAGTTTCCCTCAGTATGTTCGCGACATCAGGGTCAAGGAAGAGAAGATAAATCCGTATTTGGAAAGAGCAGACGAGTTGTGTCCGTTGAATCTCATTTCGGTAGAAGATGGAAAACTAGCCATCGATGAGAAATCATGTCCCTGTTGCAGACATTGTGAAGACAGGACAGAAGGCGCGATTCTTGTGCGTCCAATCTTCTTGGGCTCCATCATCATCAATCAGGAGAAGTGTCCTGAAGGCTGCAAGAGCTGCCTAGATGTGTGTCCCGTAGAGGCTCTGGAATTAAGCGAGGATGGGAATGTCTATCCCCTAGGAAGATACTGTGTTTACTGCGAGGCATGCGTTCAAGTCTGCCCAAAGCCGGAGGAGGCGCTGATTGTTACACGGACATCAGTTCGACATACCCCCATCAAGTCTGGGGCATGGAACAAAGCGTTAGACAAACTGGCGACCTCCGATGCCTGCGATCGTGAACTTCGGACGAAAAGAACAAGTAAAGTTGCCGAGGCCATGAAACGACGAGACATGGGTGGAGGAAAGTGA